The segment ccccgccccccccctcttCCCGCTCCAACCTGCACTCCAGGAGGGGCTCCACCGTGACTCATCTCTTACCCATCCACACTCACTCGCCTGCCTCACCTGTCCCACTCCCCCCGTCCCGTGGCACCCGTTCTCTGTCCCGTCTGCAATCATGGCATCTCGTGGCAGTTCCTCTCAGGAACCTGGGCCTGGTGACTTTGAACAACTTGCAGAAAACTCCAATTGGAACTCGTGTCGTTCCCTCGTGGTGGAGTAGCTCTCCGGCGTTCCTCGCGCCGTCTTGGCTTGCCTCAACTCGGCTTGCTGTGACCACAGTTGTGCTTTCTCTGGAGCGCCATGTCATGTAGTCAGGAGCCTCCTTGGTGCCCAAACGCATCCAGGGATCCAGAATTTGAACGGAAATCATTCCCGAGGGCTGTGTGAGCACAGGAACCCAAGCTGTGAGGAATGGGGAGGGCTGATGGGAATCTTGTCCAAATGAAAAGagttgggtcctttggggtggctTGTCATCCCAGCCCCTCGAACGTCCTCCCGGAAcctccctgtgtctgtgtgtgtgtgtgcgtgtgtgtgtccctgtgaaagagagaaagagagagggagagagagcacataaACGAGGGATGCTTGCAGAACTGGACAGCTCCATGGGGGCAAAAAATGTACACCTGACCTCTACCTTAGGCCATGCACACAAGTCAGTTCCACGTGGATGAAGATCTCCACATCAGGCCTGAATGCAAAAGGTCCCTGAGGAATACGGGCAATCCCTCCACGCCCATGAAGCTGCAGGCGTGTTCCACGAGGAGCCAGCGCCGACCAAGCAAGCGGACGCCAACCAAGATGAACACACGGGAGCCTATGAACCTAAGAACCGTGTGCACCTCAGCCGAAACGGTGAACGAGACTCAGAGACGGCCCCTGGAATTGGAATGATGATTGAAGCAATACCCCTCTCCTAAGGCTTGAATATCACAGCTCTACTAGGCACTGGGAGAACTATCCAAGGAAAAAGCGCCTGTACTCATCAAGAAACGgggagaagacatgaacagaacTTCCTCAACGAAGACATCCGCATGGCTTCCAGGCTCATGGGGAGGCGTCCGACCTCGGGAATCGTCGGGGAGATGCAAAAGCAAACAGCAAGGAGATAGCAACTCACGCCATAgacactgacacacatccaaaagaatcagAACAGTCAGTGCGGGCACGGAAGTGCAGGGAAAGGGACCCTCAATTCCCGGGTGCCGGGAATGCCGGCCGGTTCGCTCTTTGTGCCAAACGAGACAGACATGCCTCAAAGAGGTAGAAATCGAGCTCTCAGGGACCCCCGccataccgcttctgggaatatagcctgaCGGTCCAAACCCACACAGCTCAAACACCGTCGGCTCGTCTATGTTCGTTAGGGCAGCGCCATTCACCATGGCAGAAACTGGAAACAccccgagtgcccgaaaacagaggTGTGGGCAGAAAACCCGGAGGGGGgtggaatcgttcaggatgggagatgtgtgccgaacgtAGTTAGAGGATCAGAGGGATAGCCTCTGAGTCTCTGCATGGCTAACCAAAATACCCCAAAGTACAGAGTGATTCTCGAGGAAATGGCCTGCCCTAGAGCCATGGAGGGCTtcaagggggcgggggcggggggaggggagatcaAGGGACATTGAGGATGGagaaattgcactggtggagggatggccgtTTGATACTTCTGTGATTGAAAcgcaaccatgaaagtttgtaactgtaactcatttcGATTCACTCATTAACAAGGCatgctttgaagatacctttatcttcaataagCTGGAGggtgtctctcattctgggcaactcagagaagggaacaccaagtcaaatatgattggaggtcatgtaggggggaaagatgatgcgggcccaataaagacaagagactgaacacaatggccactcaacacctttattgcaaaccacaacacctaatcagaaagagtgaacaaaagggaataccctgccacagtggcagtgtggggtgtggggagacaggactggggaaggggcgagggatgttgggtttcctggtggtggagaacgggcactggtgaagggatgggttatcaaactttgtaagggagaatcatgagcacaaaaatgtataaatctgtaactgtagcctcccgttgactcactaattaaaaacaaactattaaattaaaaaaaataataataaaaaataaacataaaaaggcaTGCTACTGTAGATGGGGTCCCTACAAGGCGATGTGTTCAGCGTTGAATCATCTCTCAGAGTCACGTTTCCCTCCGTGTGGGCGCGAACGCTGGCCGTGCTTGCTGTTCAATCTAGTCTCAGCACTCCGgactttgtcctttctctccctaAGTCAGAAGACAGAGCCTGCATTCGAAGACCCCCAAATCCAAGCCGATTCTCTCCAGGACTTGGAGCTCAGGGTATGGATTTCTTCGTGAGAACGTGGGATGAGGAGCTCTCAGGTTGTTGAGTGCAACCGGAGCCAGGGCGGGCATGGTTTGGCTCTTTGTGTAACCCAGATCTGGAAAAGGTTGGAGCGATCAACCGTGCGGTCTCTGTGTGTCCTCTGTACCCGGATATGCACACGTGCCGATCTGCACGCTCTACGCGTCTGACCACTGCGCGAGAGAGGTCCGAGGAAGGAGCACTCTTGTTGCTCGGAGGAGACCGCTGGTGTGGTGCCTGACACAGTGTCAGACAGCAGGTGCCAGGTGCCGTTCAGCTCGTGGTCCTGGGTGTCCCGTCGTTGTCTTGGCGCTGGATGTGTGGGACTGGCTTTGGGCACCTATTTGGAAGCGATTTGACACGCGCTAGACCCGCACTTCTGGACCCACTGGCCGTGCCCTGAAGCCCCCCGGGCCTGCCCATCCACCGCAGGGCATGAAGGGTCCTCCATGGAATAGCGGGCTGTGACCCACCCGGTCGGGTTGTTTAGGGTGGGGCTGTGTGCAGACGGCTGGCTCTGCGGTGGgccccccggggggtgggggtggggggcggaaggGGATTCCCACGGTGACTCATCGTGCCCACGGTGACTCACTCAATTACCCCACCTGTCCCAGTGGCCCATGGAAACTGTTCTTTGGACCCTCTGGAATCGTGGGGGAATATGGTGCCCATCCCTTTGAGCAAAGtgggcctgaatttgatccccgacGCCCCGGGTGATTTTGCACAGCTTAGCAAAATTAGACTCGGACCTGGAGTCATCCCAAGTCGCGTGTCCCAGCATTCCTCTGATGTGTGGATTTGCCCCCGTGAGATGGCTGTGACGCACCCCGTCTGTGCGTTCTTTCAGTCACATCTCTTGTCCGCAGCCTGGCAAGAGACTGGCACGTTCCCAGGGTCTTGGAATTTGAAAAAAGTAGTCATTCCCGAGGGGGGTGTGAGCAGGGGCTGGGCGGCCTAACGGTGTTTGCAACTTCTTCGGGGCTGTGTGTTTGCTAGGGGGACAGGATGGAGACACAGGGCCGCTCGCGGCTCATTCGCACAGGTTCCTCAGGGGACTGTAGGCGGCCCTAAGGTGGGGCTGCTGCCGGTGGGGGCCCAGTCAAGGCAGCATGTTCAGCCCTGTTTCGTGTCTCGGGctcaggctttctctctctgtttaggCGTGAACGCCGGTGCTTGGTGTTCCTCTTGGTGTTCCAGAGCCACTCCACGCTCTGTCCCTTTCGCCCTCTCACTTAGAAGACAGAGCGGTGCCGGGCATGGATTGCAAGTCCGTTTGAACCAGGTGTTGGAGCCGAAGGTCTGGTTGTTATTCGTGAGGGGTGTGGAATAGGGAGCGCTCAGCTTCCTCTGTCCGACCGGGCCCAGCGTCAGCAGTCATTGGCCGATTGTGTAACCAAGATCTGAAACAGGTTGGGGCGATCAACCCAGCAGTCTCTGTGTATCCTCTAGACACATACGGGCCAATACCGATGTGCGTGAGCGCTGTCtttgatctctctgtctctctctccttccctatctctctctctctctctctctctcactgtctctctctccctctccctgtctccatcaGCTAGAAAGGCCCCAGGACTGGAGCAGTTTGTCTCCAAGGAGGGGACTTTTGTGGTGGTCCCTGACACACAGTCAGGCAGCAGTTCCCACCGGCCTGGCTTTCAGCCTACGGCATGAGCAGGAAAGTGTGAGTGCTGCCCGGTGAAAGCGGGTCCTGTGCGGGCGGGTGGCCTGGCTTCAGTAGCAGACGCGTCGGTGCTGGTGGGAAGGGAGCGTGTGCCATGGGTCTGGTATCTAGCGAGTATGGCCGGGATCCCACCCGCCGCGCTCCACCTAAGCAGAGGACCAGCGACGGAAGACTGGGTTCGCCCTCCGGCTGGGTGGCCAGAGCTCCATGGAGGAGGTGGCGTGTTGCCGTCCAACGCCcaggtcttttttcctttgtttccccaGGGGTTGGTTTGCAATCCTCCTCCGGACCCGCCATCACTCTGGAATCGGCCGAGTTCAAGCCTGGGGGTTTCGGGAGGGTTTTTGCGGGAGAAGGAGCGGGGTGTGAGAAGGCGGTTTGTCAGGGGCGAGCCCTGGGAGCCGCAGGAAGTGCTAGCGTGGGTTGCACTGTTTCCTTGCCGCCGCCCTAGGCTCTGTGCGTCTTCCTTAGCGCCGGGAGAGCAATGTCCTGAAGTCTTTGATGGACTTGGCCATCAGGCGGGGCATTGGCTTGTTGGGTTTGCGTTTGGCGAAGGCCTGCGTGCGTTGGGAAGCGGCAGGGCCTGGGTTGGCTGAGGTGGCCTCGGGCAGGCCCGCcggaggaagggaggtgggggcgtTGGTGCGGGGCTCTGGCTGGCaggcggtgggggctggggctgagtgggGCTCGGTCTCGTGCCGAATGGCTTCTTCGGGGTCCACGTGGGGCGTCTTCGGTAGTGGGAAGGGCTTTGCGGTTGGGCCGTGGAAGACCACGATCTTGGTGCGGGCGTCTTGCAACTTGGTGAGGCGGGCCGAGCGGAAATTGAGGGTGAGAGCTTGGAGGCGCTGCTCTCTGGCCAGCTGAAGCCTCAGGTAGGCGTCGCGCCAGGATTCCCCCGGTCTCGGCGTGTCCGTGGGAAATTTCTGGGCACAGTGAGCCTTCCAGAGGTGGTCTGCGTGGGGCACGAGGCCCGGGTTGCAGGTCTCGATGCGGTAGAGTTGATCCGGCGAGCAGCTGCGCAGGACGGGCTGGAGAAGAGAGTAGGAGGCGGGCGGCAGCGGGCCGATGGCATCCAGGTGATTCTGCAGGAGGCGCGTGCAGAGCTGGCGCAGGCTGGGCACGGCGGGGCCGTGGGCTCGCTTGGAGCCCGCGAACACGCGGGTCTTGGCGTTGACTCTGCACGGGGCCAAGTCCGGTTCGTGCTGGCGTGGGGGCGAAGGCTGCCCGAAGGACCCCCAGTCCCAGTGCGGGAGCGGGGCCTCCCCCGCGTCTCCCGGAGCGGGAGCGGGGTCTGGCCGGcaggccaggctgtccgagagggccGCTGCCAGCTGGGGGTCTTCGCGTGTGGAAGGCCGCGGGTCCtctgggcgggctgggggcccgtCGGCTGACTCCAAGGCCCAGtggtcgtcgtcgtcgtcgtcgtcgtcgtcgtcgccTCCCCCGCTCCCTTGAGCGTGCTGGGTGCGGGGCTCCTGCCCCGCCTGTGCGCTCTTGGTCCTTTGCTTTTTCCTGGGTGGCGGTTGGTAGTCGAGACACTCCTCCCGAGACAGGCGTGCGGGGGCCTGGGACTCGCTGTCTGCGTGCCCGcgggggcagcgggtgggggtcCCCGCTGCCCTCGCCCCCGAAGGAAGGCgtgtgagtttgatcctcagcggaGGCACGGTcctcgggggtccctggggcgCGGGTTCTGCGGCGTCCGGTGTGTCCGCGCGTGGGGCCGTGGGCTCTTGCTGGCCGCAGTTTCCTCCCGCTCGGGCCTCCCTGGAGCGCTTCCGGCCCCGGCTCTTGCTTGGGCTGGCGGTGCCGGCTTCGGCTGGGGCCGGAGCGTCCAGGAGCGGACTCCAGCGGTCCAGCAAGCGTGCGGCCAGAGCGGCCGGCTGCTGGTAGTCGCGCAGGCGCCTGAGGGCCTTGCTGAGGCGGGAGTCGTCCAGGAGAGCGGCGGTGGGCGGCAGCGCGGAGAGCCTGGTCAGCGCCTTGAGGAGCTTGGCGGGTCTGGGCAGGAGGGCCAGCTGAGCTTGCAGCTTGTCCAGGGTGGCGTCCGGCGCCGGgcgggcctggccttctggctgCATGTCTCCGAGGTGGAGGCGAGGGGGCCTGCAGGTGCGGCCCTTGCGGGCTGGGCTAAGGCGCTGCGGCCCGAAGGGTGGAGGTGAGCTTCGCGGCAGGTGCAGGAGTCGCAGCTGACGTCGGGCAGTGGCCGGCCTTCGGGCTCCTGGGCGGCGCGGTGCGGCGCAGTTCTGCCAAGCTCTGTCTCTGCGGCGAGGTGCACAGTGGGAGTGGCGCCAGACGTGCGCTTATGTACCCTCTGGACACAGCCTGGACCCCAggtcccgccccccgcgccgccccttgGTCCTCCGTGCAACGGCCGGCTGTGGCGCACCCTTGCGGGACGTTCGGCCTGGGGATGCCTGgaaatcccccccgcccccccctcttcCCGCTCCAACCTGCACTCCAGGAGGGGCTCCACCGTGACTCATCTCTTACCCATCCACACTCACTCGCCTGCCTCACCTGTCCCACTCCCCCCGTCCCGTGGCACCCGTTCTCTGTCCCGTCTGCAATCATGGCATCTCGTGGCAGTTCCTCTCAGGAACCTGGGCCTGGTGACTTTGAACAACTTGCAGAAAACTCCAATTGGAACTCCTGTCGTTCCCTCGTGGAGGAGTAGCTCTCCGGCGTTCCTCGCGCCGTCTTGGCTTGCCTCAACTCGGCTTGCTGTGACCACAGTTGTGCTTTCTCTGGAGCGCCATGTCATGTAGTCAGGAGCCTCCTTGGTGCCCAAACGCATCCAGGGATCCAGAATTTGAACGGAAATCATTCCCGAGGGCTGTGTGAGCACAGGAACCCAAGCTGTGAGGAATGGGGAGGGCTGATGGGAATCTTGTCCAAATGAAAAGagttgggtcctttggggtggctTGTCATCCCAGCCCCTCGAACGTCCTCCCGGAAcctccctgtgtctgtgtgtgtgtgtgcgtgtgtgtgtccctgtgaaagagagaaagagagagggagagagagcacataaACGAGGGATGCTTGCAGAACTGGACAGCTCCATGGGGGCAAAAAATGTACACCTGACCTCTACCTTAGGCCATGCACACAAGTCAGTTCCACGTGGATGAAGATCTCCACATCAGGCCTGAATGCAAAAGGTCCCTGAGGAATACGGGCAATCCCTCCACGCCCATGAAGCTGCAGGCGTGTTCCACGAGGAGCCAGCGCCGACCAAGCAAGCGGACGCCAACCAAGATGAACACACGGGAGCCTATGAACCTAAGAACCGTGTGCACCTCAGCCGAAACGGTGAACGAGACTCAGAGACGGCCCCTGGAATTGGAATGATGATTGAAGCAATACCCCTCTCCTAAGGCTTGAATATCACAGCTCTACTAGGCACTGGGAGAACTATCCAAGGAAAAAGCGCCTGTACTCATCAAGAAACGgggagaagacatgaacagaacTTCCTCAACGAAGACATCCGCATGGCTTCCAGGCTCATGGGGAGGCGTCCGACCTCGGGAATCGTCGGGGAGATGCAAAAGCAAACAGCAAGGAGATAGCAACTCACGCCATAgacactgacacacatccaaaagaatcagAACAGTCAGTGCGGGCACGGAAGTGCAGGGAAAGGGACCCTCAATTCCCGGGTGCCGGGAATGCCGGCCGGTTCGCTCTTTGTGCCAAACGAGACAGACATGCCTCAAAGAGGTAGAAATCGAGCTCTCAGGGACCCCCGccataccgcttctgggaatatagcctgaCGGTCCAAACCCACACAGCTCAAACACCGTCGGCTCGTCTATGTTCGTTAGGGCAGCGCCATTCACCATGGCAGAAACTGGAAACAccccgagtgcccgaaaacagaggTGTGGGCAGAAAACCCGGAGGGGGgtggaatcgttcaggatgggagatgtgtgccgaacgtAGTTAGAGGATCAGAGGGATAGCCTCTGAGTCTCTGCATGGCTAACCAAAATACCCCAAAGTACAGAGTGATTCTCGAGGAAATGGCCTGCCCTAGAGCCATGGAGGGCTtcaagggggcgggggcggggggaggggagatcaAGGGACATTGAGGATGGagaaattgcactggtggagggatggccgtTTGATACTTCTGTGATTGAAAcgcaaccatgaaagtttgtaactgtaactcatttcGATTCACTCATTAACAAGGCatgctttgaagatacctttatcttcaataagCTGGAGggtgtctctcattctgggcaactcagagaagggaacaccaagtcaaatatgattggaggtcatgtaggggggaaagatgatgcgggcccaataaagacaagagactgaacacaatggccactcaacacctttattgcaaaccacaacacctaatcagaaagagtgaacaaaagggaataccctgccacagtggcagtgtggggtgtggggagacaggactggggaaggggcgagggatgttgggtttcctggtggtggagaacgggcactggtgaagggatgggttatcaaactttgtaagggagaatcatgagcacaaaaatgtataaatctgtaactgtagcctcccgttgactcactaattaaaaacaaactattaaattaaaaaaaataataataaaaaataaacataaaaaggcaTGCTACTGTAGATGGGGTCCCTACAAGGCGATGTGTTCAGCGTTGAATCATCTCTCAGAGTCACGTTTCCCTCCGTGTGGGCGCGAACGCTGGCCGTGCTTGCTGTTCAATCTAGTCTCAGCACTCCGgactttgtcctttctctccctaAGTCAGAAGACAGAGCCTGCATTCGAAGACCCCCAAATCCAAGCCGATTCTCTCCAGGACTTGGAGCTCAGGGTATGGATTTCTTCGTGAGAACGTGGGATGAGGAGCTCTCAGGTTGTTGAGTGCAACCGGAGCCAGGGCGGGCATGGTTTGGCTCTTTGTGTAACCCAGATCTGGAAAAGGTTGGAGCGATCAACCGTGCGGTCTCTGTGTGTCCTCTGTACCCGGATATGCACACGTGCCGATCTGCACGCTCTACGCGTCTGACCACTGCGCGAGAGAGGTCCGAGGAAGGAGCACTCTTGTTGCTCGGAGGAGACCGCTGGTGTGGTGCCTGACACAGTGTCAGACAGCAGGTGCCAGGTGCCGTTCAGCTCGTGGTCCTGGGTGTCCCGTCGTTGTCTTGGCGCTGGATGTGTGGGACTGGCTTTGGGCACCTATTTGGAAGCGATTTGACACGCGCTAGACCCGCACTTCTGGACCCACTGGCCGTGCCCTGAAGCCCCCCGGGCCTGCCCATCCACCGCAGGGCATGAAGGGTCCTCCATGGAATAGCGGGCTGTGACCCACCCGGTCGGGTTGTTTAGGGTGGGGCTGTGTGCAGACGGCTGGCTCTGCGGTGGgccccccggggggtgggggtggggggcggaaggGGATTCCCACGGTGACTCATCGTGCCCACGGTGACTCACTCAATTACCCCACCTGTCCCAGTGGCCCATGGAAACTGTTCTTTGGACCCTCTGGAATCGTGGGGGAATATGGTGCCCATCCCTTTGAGCAAAGtgggcctgaatttgatccccgacGCCCCGGGTGATTTTGCACAGCTTAGCAAAATTAGACTCGGACCTGGAGTCATCCCAAGTCGCGTGTCCCAGCATTCCTCTGATGTGTGGATTTGCCCCCGTGAGATGGCTGTGACGCACCCCGTCTGTGCGTTCTTTCAGTCACATCTCTTGTCCGCAGCCTGGCAAGAGACTGGCACGTTCCCAGGGTCTTGGAATTTGAAAAAAGTAGTCATTCCCGAGGGGGGTGTGAGCAGGGGCTGGGCGGCCTAACGGTGTTTGCAACTTCTTCGGGGCTGTGTGTTTGCTAGGGGGACAGGATGGAGACACAGGGCCGCTCGCGGCTCATTCGCACAGGTTCCTCAGGGGACTGTAGGCGGCCCTAAGGTGGGGCTGCTGCCGGTGGGGGCCCAGTCAAGGCAGCATGTTCAGCCCTGTTTCGTGTCTCGGGctcaggctttctctctctgtttaggCGTGAACGCCGGTGCTTGGTGTTCCTCTTGGTGTTCCAGAGCCACTCCACGCTCTGTCCCTTTCGCCCTCTCACTTAGAAGACAGAGCGGTGCCGGGCATGGATTGCAAGTCCGTTTGAACCAGGTGTTGGAGCCGAAGGTCTGGTTGTTATTCGTGAAGGGTGTGCAATAGGGAGCGCTCAGCTTCCTCTGTCCGACCGGGCCCAGGGTCAGCAGTCATTGGCCGATTGTGTAACCAAGATCTGAAACAGGTTGGGGCGATCAACCCAGCAGTCTCTGTGTAT is part of the Sorex araneus isolate mSorAra2 chromosome 2, mSorAra2.pri, whole genome shotgun sequence genome and harbors:
- the LOC129401884 gene encoding elongin-A-like — its product is MQPEGQARPAPDATLDKLQAQLALLPRPAKLLKALTRLSALPPTAALLDDSRLSKALRRLRDYQQPAALAARLLDRWSPLLDAPAPAEAGTASPSKSRGRKRSREARAGGNCGQQEPTAPRADTPDAAEPAPQGPPRTVPPLRIKLTRLPSGARAAGTPTRCPRGHADSESQAPARLSREECLDYQPPPRKKQRTKSAQAGQEPRTQHAQGSGGGDDDDDDDDDDHWALESADGPPARPEDPRPSTREDPQLAAALSDSLACRPDPAPAPGDAGEAPLPHWDWGSFGQPSPPRQHEPDLAPCRVNAKTRVFAGSKRAHGPAVPSLRQLCTRLLQNHLDAIGPLPPASYSLLQPVLRSCSPDQLYRIETCNPGLVPHADHLWKAHCAQKFPTDTPRPGESWRDAYLRLQLAREQRLQALTLNFRSARLTKLQDARTKIVVFHGPTAKPFPLPKTPHVDPEEAIRHETEPHSAPAPTACQPEPRTNAPTSLPPAGLPEATSANPGPAASQRTQAFAKRKPNKPMPRLMAKSIKDFRTLLSRR